tcttcattgaaaagtacagtgcttttccttcaaaaataaggacgtttcaatgtgaccccaaacttttgaacggtagtgtatatatatatatatatatatatatatatatatatatatatatatatatatatatatatatatatatatatatattatatatatttttgcatgactgggctttaattaggggtgggcaatatttattgacacagaaatatcatgatattaaaaatccatatcgtgacaataggaatgttctgtcttaaaagtagcctattatttactgtgaagctttaggtgtatttattgtataattgttttagtttgcagtttatatgcatgcactaaatattctgcaatattatttgctgcattatattattttatgctatattatttattttgccacattaagattatgctgttatactcttatactacattcctgaaattaataattttttttgttgtttttctatatCGCTAAGTATATCATtatagcaaaaataccctgaaatatcgtgatattattttagagccatatcgcccacccctagctttaatataggtttgtgagttactgtactgttaggagtacatataatataaacacaaatgctttacattaaggctttgattattaTTGGGTTTGCTTTGttccacaaaattaaacaatatatgaagaaatcagactttattatcagaaaaactgctgaagaatgtaaataatgaaccttaaaaatagatatggcaacaactttaacacggcttcctttacaaaacaaaaaacactagaCACTAGACGTCAGTAGTCAAACCAACATTTTTGGTAAAAACACCCACACATTTTTTCAATCTAAAAAATTCATATTCAGGTATTTGTTAAAGTTACTGTACATAGAATTTAAAACTGTATGATTGGCTgtgaaatacacacaaaaaaagtcaAAGCCATCCATTAATCCACATCATCAAGCTGATTTTATTTTTAGGAAAACCTAGATGTTGTTTTATTAAGGTTAGGAGATTTTTGTGAGGTATTTAGCTTCATAAGCCTTGCAGATTCAGTAGTAAACAAATTGAATAAAATTGTAATTATTACAAAATGCCTTGGCTAAATCAGCTATACTTGGGTTTCATTAATCACTTTAAGTACTGTACTGCTGCGCACTAAATCAGTGTAATGTTGACTCTGTGGTAGTCATTAACTTCTGCGTTCATGTCAGATTCATTTCCATAAAATACAAGTAATGAGCTTTCACCCCAAATGTCATCTTCATTTCAGCTCTCACTCTTTGAATGTGAGCACCAGATGGGTTAGCCAGAGATGACATACTGTTGTGCCAGCAAGCAGCCTTCTAAAGAGCCAGTCATGTGACAGATTTCTCCATGGATCATTCCTGTCTTTGCTCATGTCCGATACAGCCATCCTCACTTTGTGTTCTGACCTCTAGGAGGGGTGCAGTCAGCCACAGGAAGAGGATATCATGGACATCCCTCTGGATGACCCAGCAGCCAACAAGGCTGCTACTAAGATTCAGGCAGGCTTTCGGGGCCACATGACCAGGAAGAAGATGAAGGATGACAAGCCCAGAGAAGAGGTGAGCATGAGATGTTGCAGACGGCTTGGCTAAA
This genomic interval from Astyanax mexicanus isolate ESR-SI-001 chromosome 1, AstMex3_surface, whole genome shotgun sequence contains the following:
- the nrgna gene encoding neurogranin (protein kinase C substrate, RC3) a, which produces MDCRKEGCSQPQEEDIMDIPLDDPAANKAATKIQAGFRGHMTRKKMKDDKPREEKQREQK